In one Rhopalosiphum padi isolate XX-2018 chromosome 3, ASM2088224v1, whole genome shotgun sequence genomic region, the following are encoded:
- the LOC132927347 gene encoding uncharacterized protein LOC132927347, whose translation MPKRRCSFNPKLKTQFPNLRDADEIGKVLCTECKSIFSIEHGGISDIKQHLQKRKHLLAVSSSSSSKRIAAEEGMFAFHTIMHNHSFRSMDCTSSLIKKIHDKKFSCARTKCESIISKVIVPFAMEQVLEELKNIKFATLMVDTSNHKNLKLVPILIRYFDEDKLFDEYNHVAHVIQVKIIEWKHCSKKVTEKWCDVFKILEKNQISFNNFSAIIEYSLAIPGTNASVERIFSLTNVLWTDEKNRFNVETIKSIIIAKQHFKNITCSQFYEFLLKHPKLFNSISSSEKYEN comes from the exons atGCCTAAAAGACGATGTAGTTTTAATCCAAAATTAAAAACGCAGTTTCCTAATTTAAGAGATGCTGATGAAATAGGAAAAGTTCTGTGTACAGAGTGTAAATCTATATTCTCAATAGAACATGGTGGGATATCAGATATCAAACAGCACTTACAAAAACGCAAACATCTATTGGCTGTGTCTAGCTCTAGCAGT AGCAAACGTATTGCGGCAGAAGAAGGTATGTTTGCTTTTCATACTATCATGCACAATCATTCGTTTCGATCGATGGATTGTACGTCttcactgataaaaaaaattcacgatAAAAAATTTTCTTGTGCTCGAACGAAATGTGAATCGATTATTTCAAAAGTAATTGTCCCTTTTGCAATGGAACAAGTTttagaagaattaaaaaatatcaaatttgcaACACTTATGGTGGATACATCAAATCACAAAAATCTAAAACTTGTACCAATTCTTATCCGATATTTT GATGaggataaattatttgatgaataTAATCATGTAGCTCATGTGatacaagttaaaattatagaatgGAAACATTGTTCAAAAAAAGTCACAGAAAAATGGTgtgatgtatttaaaatactagaaaaaaatcaaatttctttCAACAACTTCTCAGCAATTATTGAATATTCGTTGGCTATTCCTGGAACAAATGCATCTGTAGAAAgaatattttcattaacaaATGTATTGTGGACGGatgaaaaaaatcgttttaatgTCGAaactattaaatcaataattattgcaaaacagcactttaaaaacataacttgttcacaattttatgaatttcttttGAAGCACCCAAAATTGTTCAATTCAATAAGTTCTTcagaaaaatacgaaa ATTAA